The DNA segment TGTTGCAAGAGCTTCTATATAGGTTGAATATCGAACGGTTActtctataaatatatataaatatatattatgataatatcacGGTAATATATCTATATACTAATCCTGTATTTTACTTTCAAATAAATCATATAGCTATCGATTTTTACTTTATTCATGACAATGTTCAAAATGGTGACTCTCAACTTCTTATTAACTTgtagatatttttatcaatttttttttgttttataaacaATTCCTTCTACTTCGATTCAAGCTTGATTTGTAAGAGCaccataaaaattatgataatatattattatgtattatcaatatcaataatgataattatgaaataattttaataaatattattaattaattaatttaaaaaatatattattattattatatttttaatttaaaaatatataattattatattttataatctctattgcttcataataatttagatgaatattttgtattattgtttattaaaaaattaaatacatattatattttataatttctcttgcgcatataaatttatatatacttactatcaataaaaatttacccTAGTAAACCTAGTCATTACTTCCTGAAATGAGTCATGACTTCTTTTCAGTGAGTGCATGCATCATCAAAGGCTTTCCCTGATATAAAGGTTATAAAGTTCATTGTGGAATAATATATCAAGAGTATGATATTAGAATTTATGACGATACATAAAACAGCAACACAAAATACAGCGTACGAAAAACAACGAAATAATCATTAAAGGGCATAAAAGATCTGATGGTAAGATCTTAATCGGATAGATGACTCTCAAAGCATGGAGATCAAATTTTGGCGACGTAAAATAAACCCAAAAGGAAGTACTATAATTCCTTTCATGACAGCGCGGCTTAAATCCATATACACAACGCTAGAAAAAAAGGGAAATTATTAGAGGTAGTGAAGACCGGACGCAGAAAAATAGAACGAGTCTTCGTGATCAGAGTCGACGGATGGGATCGGTCGAGAGGGCATCCGATCGAGAACACCGGGTGCCTCAGTTGTCGGCAGAGAGGGGACGTCGGGGGAGGTCGGAGGCGAGGCGGGAGGCGATGGCGGAGTGGTACATCACGTCGTGGAAGGCCTCCGTCTCCATGCTCCGCATCCGCAGCTCCCTTGCCTTCTCCTCCGTGAACGCCGCGAACCTTCGCCCCGCCGGccgcctcctctcctcttccccCGCCGACGCCGTCGCCCCTTTCTTGGGGGAATCCTCCGCGGGCCCTGCTCCCGCTCCGGCGCCGTCGATGTAGTCCGGCTCCGCCGACCAGCCGAAAAGCGGGACCCACCAGTTGTTGCCCCCCCCACCGCCGGCAACGGACTTCGCCGGGCCCTTCCGCCTCCCGCGGCCGTCGGCCGCGCTCGCCCGGATCACGGCCGGCCGGATCGAGGTGAGGACTAAACCGGAAGCCATTTCTCTCGGCTCtctcgtcgtcttcttcttctgttcgaggGTTTCCGTGAACGGAGAGGACAAACGAAAGGGGTGCGTGCGCTTTAAGGGAGCAAAGGAAACGAGTGGATAAGGGCGGGCGGGGAAGGGGATGCCGCGGAATACACGTGGCGTCGATCGGACCATTTCAACCTTTTTCCCCCTCTCTTTTTGTCCGTCCGCTGGTTTTGctctttttcttttgtctttATTAGTCCTTTTTCTTCGCTCCATTCCGGTGGGTCATCGAAAAGACACTTATACCCACGCTGGTGGGCATCGGCAACGTGAGCATGTTTTCCCACCACTTTCTCACCGGAGACACGGTGACCCCACCGAGCGTCCCCTATCACCGATGTCATCGAATCACGGGGCTCCGGCAGCGGTGAATGACATTTGGCTCGATTAAAGAACACAGCTTGCTTACATCAGAAGCTTCATGGCCGTTCATGGTAATTTGAGAAGCTACGGCACCGCAACAGGTTCCGTGTTGGAACGCTTTAACCCTTTTCTTCTTCCACGGAAAGCGATGGTAGCGGCCGATATTTTGGTGGCCCGTGCTTGTCGACAGGACGCTTCCTCCATTGCGAATCGAGTGTTTGTATCCGGGCGTTTTCCTTCTGTTCGACGCAAGTTTTGCGCGGGCGCTTCTATTTGTTTTATCCGATGGTGTGATGTGCTCTCGCCCGGACACGCATCTTCCTTCCTCGGTAGCGTGCCGGAGGCGTAAGGCCGGCGGCGATCCTGCGTTTGATTCGGATTTTGGTTCGGTTCTGGAACCGGGAACGAGATCAGACCGGGCCGGATTCGGACTATTTTACACGCGCAAATCTTGAACCCACACCCGATCCGATAAGGTTAACGGATCTTGAATCCTGTTAATTGTAGTTGGATTTTAAGAGAATCTAATTGAGATATGGAGATTTCAGAAAATCTTTTAACGAAGTTATGAGGTGGATAAATGGGGTAAATCCAATTCATAATTCTAGAAAACTTCTATTTGaactcaaaacaataaaattgatTAGAAAAGATTCACTGTGCATACTTATATTTCAAAACCCATCCTGCCTGAGAATACAGACTCAAAAGATCATACAGAAAATTTAGGCCATAGACAGCCTAATAATAGATAGTCTTAAAAGTGCCAAGAAAATAGTGATATTGAGCACTTATACAACCACACCAAGATATTCAGTATTTTACAGAAAGTATGGTGTGTCCTCACACTAAACTTACAAAACTATTTGAGTAAATTGAACCTTAGGAAGGTCAGTTAACCTTTAACCAGGTTAAGGAAATCACCAAACATGTaatgtttttttctttctcttggtCAGCAGCTCAACAAAGAGATTCGGCTGTGTTGCAGCCCTTGCCATATGCTCTATATGAATATGCTGTGCCAGAGATTACGAGATCCAACAAATTCAGGTTTTGCTGAGCATGATCACCTTCAAGCCTTTTGTCATCAGTAGCTTATTTTGACTGTCATTTCAGTATATAATGCAACAACCGCGAAGCAATCGACAACTTTGATGAGTAATCCCCCTTGGCTCTACACTGTCCCGTTAGGCAGGATTACCTCACTAAGGTTGGAGGTATTGGTGTTTGCTTTCACTTCCCATCAGGGGAAGAGGGGCTATGCAAGCATCTCACAGAAACAATGTAGATTATGTTGACAGAGATTATCCAGATAATTTCCAGAAACCCATAGTATTTTCTAACAGTGCCACATAATTGATGGCTGACATTTTAACAAGGTATAGAGGATGCATCAAGAGATCTTGACATTCATTAAAATAGTGGATAATACAATGAAATGACACTAATCAATAGAAGATTCATATATAAGGCAATGATACTGCAAAAGAAAATGATTATGACAAGAATCGAGGCCCAATGTCTGCATTAACAACAAAAATAGGAAATATAGTGCTACTTGACCCTCCTAGTCTACTTACAGTTGAGTGCATGGTTTATCTTTAAATCTAGCAATCAAATTCATTATCCGCATGAAAAATGCACCTTCTAACACCAAAACAATTAAAACAAATCATGACGAATGTTTCACCTGTGCAGATTCTAATTCTGCATGTGATATCACTTTCTAACCAGCAAATATGCTCAAAGTGCTGACACCTTCGGAACCGCAACTGGGAAGTTGTTAATTTCATCCATCCATGGGTTCTTCTCATTTGCAGGATTGATGGATTTCAGGGCCTTCCAGACAGCACTGTTGCACTTGAACCCTGACCCGAATGCTATTTGCCAAATTCTGTCCTTCTTCTTAATCCTTCCTTTGCCTTCTGAATATGCCAATTCATACCAGAGAGAGCTGCTCGAAGTGTTTCCAAACCTATAGAGTGTCATCCTCGACGGCTCCATATGCCAATCGGAGAGTTGCAGGTTCTTCTCTATTTCATCCAACACTGCCCTTCCTCCGGCATGAATGCAGAAATGCTCAAAGGCCAACTTGAAGTCGGGAATGTAAGGCCTGATCTTCATTTTGAAGACTTTCTTCGCTACCAATGTAGCCAAAAAGATGAGTTGTTCGGACATGGGCAACACCAGTGGGCCAAGCGTAGTAATGTTGGTCTTCAGGGCATCGCCGGCGACTGCCATGAGATCTTTAGAAAGAGAGACACCGATCTTGCCGTTCGCATCCTCTTCTTGGGTGACACAGCTGAAGCACTTATCATCAGCACCTTTATGAGTGCGAACAGTGTGCACGAGCTGGTACTTTGAGCGCCTGCGATCAGATCTCTTGTTGGATAGAAGGATTGCAGCACCACCCATACGGAACAAGCAGTTGGAGACAAGCATGGAGCGGTTGTTGCCAAAGTACCAGTT comes from the Musa acuminata AAA Group cultivar baxijiao unplaced genomic scaffold, Cavendish_Baxijiao_AAA HiC_scaffold_966, whole genome shotgun sequence genome and includes:
- the LOC103990294 gene encoding uncharacterized protein LOC103990294 — translated: MASGLVLTSIRPAVIRASAADGRGRRKGPAKSVAGGGGGNNWWVPLFGWSAEPDYIDGAGAGAGPAEDSPKKGATASAGEEERRRPAGRRFAAFTEEKARELRMRSMETEAFHDVMYHSAIASRLASDLPRRPLSADN